From Limisphaera ngatamarikiensis, the proteins below share one genomic window:
- a CDS encoding nitroreductase family protein, producing MKAKARSSTVCAVLLLVQSPAYLAVRAQEPAVVPLPKPQMQGGKPVLDALRERRSSRSFRPDKLPPELLGTLLWAAFGVNRPADGHRTAPSAMNRQEIDVYVCTADGVYLYDAPGHALRVIRREDMRAATGRQDFVRVAPLNLVLVADYGRMTRVPDDKKPVWSAVSAGAIVQNVYLLCASEGLATVVRGTFDEAELARALQLRPEQKVVVAQTVGWPAATSETAPAMPRQ from the coding sequence ATGAAAGCGAAAGCCCGATCCTCCACGGTTTGTGCAGTTTTGCTCCTGGTTCAGTCGCCTGCGTACCTGGCGGTTCGTGCCCAGGAACCGGCCGTGGTGCCGTTGCCCAAGCCGCAGATGCAGGGTGGCAAGCCCGTTCTGGACGCGTTGCGTGAGCGGCGGTCGTCCCGGAGTTTTCGGCCGGACAAGCTTCCGCCGGAGTTGCTGGGGACACTGCTGTGGGCGGCGTTCGGGGTCAACCGACCGGCGGACGGGCACCGGACGGCGCCGTCGGCCATGAACCGCCAAGAGATTGACGTTTACGTCTGTACGGCTGATGGGGTCTACCTCTACGACGCGCCGGGGCACGCGTTGCGGGTGATCCGACGGGAAGACATGCGCGCGGCCACGGGTCGGCAGGATTTCGTGCGGGTGGCGCCGCTCAATCTCGTGCTGGTGGCTGATTACGGTCGGATGACGCGGGTGCCGGACGACAAAAAGCCGGTCTGGTCGGCCGTGAGCGCGGGGGCCATTGTGCAGAACGTGTATTTGTTATGTGCCTCGGAAGGGCTCGCCACGGTGGTGCGCGGAACGTTTGACGAGGCGGAACTGGCGCGGGCCCTACAATTGCGTCCGGAGCAGAAGGTGGTGGTGGCCCAGACGGTGGGTTGGCCGGCCGCGACTTCGGAGACGGCGCCGGCAATGCCCCGGCAGTGA
- a CDS encoding phosphoribosyltransferase: MRFASRAEAGRLLARHLAGAGVSADVVASLPRGGVVVAAPVARLLDAPLTAWAVRKIGHPLNPEFAVGALAEPDVLWLDERWVRHDPDLHRELRRIVAKEQETMVALAGFLHPQGLPPLRHRRVLLVDDGLATGATACAAALAVRKQDAEAVVVAAPVASPEAVERLRQVADDVHVLWCDPDFAAVGHYYESFEPPDAEELRRLLQPDDKG, translated from the coding sequence ATGAGATTTGCGTCGCGGGCGGAGGCGGGTCGGCTGTTGGCGAGGCATCTGGCCGGGGCCGGGGTGAGCGCGGATGTGGTTGCAAGCCTGCCGCGGGGCGGCGTGGTGGTGGCAGCGCCCGTGGCACGGCTTCTGGATGCGCCTTTAACTGCGTGGGCGGTGCGCAAGATCGGACACCCCTTGAACCCCGAGTTTGCGGTGGGCGCCCTGGCCGAGCCGGATGTGCTGTGGTTGGACGAACGTTGGGTCCGGCACGATCCCGACCTGCATCGGGAGCTGCGGCGCATTGTGGCGAAGGAGCAGGAGACGATGGTGGCGCTGGCCGGGTTTCTGCATCCCCAGGGATTGCCGCCGCTCCGGCACCGCCGGGTTCTGCTGGTGGACGACGGACTGGCCACCGGTGCCACGGCTTGTGCGGCGGCCCTGGCGGTGCGCAAACAGGATGCCGAAGCGGTGGTGGTGGCCGCACCCGTGGCCTCGCCGGAAGCGGTGGAGCGGCTTCGTCAGGTGGCGGACGATGTGCATGTGCTGTGGTGTGATCCGGACTTTGCGGCCGTGGGGCATTACTATGAGTCGTTTGAGCCCCCGGACGCGGAGGAGCTGAGACGGCTGTTACAGCCGGACGACAAGGGCTGA
- the mutM gene encoding bifunctional DNA-formamidopyrimidine glycosylase/DNA-(apurinic or apyrimidinic site) lyase produces MPELPEVEVLVRHLRARVEGRRICEARVLRPALLESATVEEALARWVGRRIEAVRRRGKYIWLGLAVAGCDWVEGFWLHLGMTGRLWLQPQEAPLPLHTRAFWDLEDGRLVFSDPRALGRCGFGSEALQRLGPEPLDRSFTAVRLHRQLGRSRQSLKVRLMDQTVVAGLGNIYVCESLWEAGLSPFRSAETLGRAECVRLAAAIRRVLRRAIRFGSGLELDWAGTGRDRLFYFGRASGGEGRRPERFAVYEREGRPCRRCGASVRRVRQAGRSTYYCPVCQV; encoded by the coding sequence ATGCCCGAGTTGCCCGAGGTGGAGGTTTTGGTGCGCCACCTGCGCGCGCGGGTGGAGGGCCGTCGGATTTGCGAGGCCCGGGTTCTGCGGCCGGCCCTGCTGGAATCGGCAACGGTGGAGGAAGCCCTCGCGCGTTGGGTGGGGCGCCGCATCGAAGCGGTGCGCCGCCGGGGCAAGTACATTTGGCTGGGTTTGGCCGTGGCGGGATGCGATTGGGTGGAAGGTTTCTGGCTGCACCTGGGGATGACGGGCCGGCTCTGGTTGCAACCGCAGGAGGCGCCATTGCCCCTGCACACGCGCGCCTTTTGGGACCTGGAGGATGGGCGGTTGGTTTTCAGCGACCCACGGGCGCTGGGCCGGTGCGGTTTTGGGAGCGAGGCGTTGCAGCGGCTGGGGCCGGAACCATTGGATCGGTCTTTCACGGCGGTCCGGTTGCATCGTCAACTGGGACGCTCCCGCCAAAGCCTCAAGGTGCGGCTGATGGACCAGACCGTGGTGGCGGGTTTGGGCAACATTTACGTCTGCGAGAGTCTGTGGGAGGCCGGGTTGTCGCCGTTCCGGTCCGCCGAAACGCTGGGCCGGGCCGAGTGCGTGCGATTGGCGGCGGCCATTCGGCGTGTACTGCGGCGGGCCATCCGGTTCGGATCCGGCCTTGAGCTGGATTGGGCCGGGACGGGGCGGGACCGGCTTTTTTACTTTGGCCGTGCGTCCGGGGGCGAAGGGCGAAGGCCGGAGCGGTTTGCGGTGTATGAAAGGGAGGGCCGGCCCTGTCGCAGATGCGGCGCATCCGTCCGGCGTGTGCGGCAGGCGGGTCGCAGCACGTACTATTGTCCGGTTTGTCAGGTCTGA
- a CDS encoding XdhC family protein, translating into MTRRIYEEMARLSAAGQPFALGLIARVKGSSPQRTGAKALFLPDGGIVGTLGGGCLEAEVQARALRALRSGKPDTFDLLLDHDFGWDDGLICGGRVYGLILPGAHQHGDLWTLLARVTEPVRWGVRDDFTIARVEDTGGAWLYQETVHPPLALWIAGSGHVAQAVAPLALQLDFHVTVFDDRPGLANHRLFPEATCLRVGPWHELLQESFPRVPTFGLIVTRGHQHDALVLSEWIHRPFAFLGMIGSRRKARLIREQFLRQKLATPEQLDRLVCPVGLPIHAIGVNEIAVSVLAQFIQRRAELLGLARKSDSAETATEPDTSPAGAGGGSAAASPASTPAQT; encoded by the coding sequence ATGACCCGACGCATTTATGAGGAAATGGCCCGGCTCTCGGCAGCGGGCCAACCGTTTGCCCTGGGCCTGATCGCCAGGGTCAAAGGTTCCAGCCCCCAACGTACCGGCGCCAAGGCCCTGTTCCTTCCGGACGGCGGGATCGTGGGCACCCTGGGCGGAGGCTGCTTGGAAGCCGAGGTTCAGGCCCGCGCCCTCCGTGCGTTGCGCTCGGGAAAGCCCGATACGTTCGACCTGCTCCTCGACCACGACTTCGGCTGGGATGACGGCCTGATCTGCGGCGGCCGGGTCTATGGATTGATTCTGCCCGGAGCCCATCAACACGGTGACCTCTGGACCCTGCTGGCCCGCGTAACCGAACCGGTCCGCTGGGGGGTGCGCGACGACTTCACCATCGCGCGCGTTGAGGACACCGGCGGCGCATGGCTCTACCAGGAAACGGTCCACCCGCCATTGGCCCTCTGGATCGCCGGCTCCGGACATGTGGCCCAGGCCGTGGCACCCCTGGCCCTTCAACTGGACTTTCACGTGACCGTGTTCGACGATCGGCCGGGCCTGGCCAATCACCGGCTCTTTCCGGAGGCGACCTGCCTGCGGGTGGGCCCGTGGCACGAACTGTTGCAGGAGTCGTTCCCGCGGGTGCCCACGTTCGGACTCATCGTGACGCGCGGACATCAACACGACGCACTGGTCCTGTCCGAATGGATCCACCGACCCTTCGCGTTCCTCGGCATGATCGGTAGCCGTCGCAAAGCCCGGTTGATCCGCGAACAGTTTCTTCGCCAGAAACTCGCCACGCCGGAGCAGTTGGATCGGCTGGTCTGCCCGGTCGGCCTGCCCATCCACGCCATCGGCGTGAACGAAATCGCCGTGAGCGTGCTGGCCCAGTTCATCCAGCGTCGGGCCGAGTTGCTCGGGCTGGCCAGAAAGTCGGATTCGGCCGAAACCGCCACCGAACCTGACACCTCGCCTGCCGGTGCGGGCGGTGGGAGCGCAGCGGCTTCACCGGCTTCCACCCCCGCTCAGACCTGA
- a CDS encoding MlaD family protein: MKDSLETRLGMFVAVALVAGVLVMEMAGGWERFRQGPRVHALFRNVLELKVGDRVKMAGVDIGRVEDIRLEGDRVRVTMKLRPDHPVNTECVATIKFTGLMGQNYVSLDFGRPEAPRAVNDTVLKSAEQPDFAALMARLDSVASGVENLTRSFTGDKIDNLLGPLTDFVRQNSGALSQTLTNLRDVTTQIRSGEGTIGRLIYSDALHAAALNTVSNLDHTLDSVQQAVADARGLLADARAGQGTLGRLLTDPALYQESTNAVTQLREILQKINRGEGSVGKLVNDDALYKNARLTLQKLDKATEALEDQGPLSVMSLLVNTLF, from the coding sequence ATGAAAGATTCGTTGGAGACCCGGTTGGGCATGTTTGTGGCCGTGGCCCTGGTGGCCGGTGTGCTGGTGATGGAAATGGCCGGCGGATGGGAACGGTTCCGCCAGGGACCGCGCGTCCACGCGCTGTTTCGCAACGTGCTGGAGCTGAAGGTGGGGGACCGCGTCAAGATGGCCGGCGTGGACATCGGACGGGTCGAGGACATCCGGCTCGAAGGCGACCGCGTCCGCGTCACCATGAAACTCCGACCCGATCACCCCGTGAACACCGAATGTGTCGCCACCATCAAGTTCACCGGCCTGATGGGCCAGAACTACGTGTCCCTCGATTTCGGGCGACCCGAGGCCCCGCGGGCGGTGAACGACACCGTGCTGAAGTCGGCTGAACAACCCGATTTCGCCGCGTTGATGGCGCGCCTGGATTCCGTGGCCTCGGGCGTGGAAAACCTCACCCGCAGCTTCACCGGCGATAAAATCGACAATCTGCTGGGGCCCCTGACCGATTTCGTGCGGCAAAACAGCGGTGCGTTGAGCCAGACCCTCACCAACCTCCGCGACGTGACCACCCAGATCCGCTCGGGCGAGGGCACCATCGGCCGGTTGATCTACAGCGATGCCCTCCACGCAGCGGCCCTGAACACGGTGTCGAACCTCGACCACACGCTCGACAGCGTGCAACAGGCCGTGGCGGATGCCCGGGGCCTGCTGGCCGACGCACGCGCCGGACAGGGCACCCTGGGCCGGTTGCTCACCGACCCCGCCCTTTACCAGGAATCCACCAACGCCGTAACCCAGCTCCGGGAAATCCTCCAAAAAATCAACCGCGGCGAGGGGTCGGTCGGCAAACTGGTCAATGACGATGCCCTGTACAAGAACGCCCGGCTCACCCTGCAGAAACTCGACAAGGCCACCGAAGCCCTGGAAGACCAGGGTCCGCTCAGTGTCATGAGCCTCCTGGTCAACACCTTGTTCTGA
- a CDS encoding ABC transporter ATP-binding protein — protein MNTTSHAQSDGVAVEVRDLRKRFGTEEVLRGIGFSVAPGEVFVLMGPSGSGKSVLLRHIIGLEEPDAGEIRIQGEPVRGPGVLDRYRVAMVFQSGALLNSLTVAENVGLYLSEHRLRPPEEIRRIVAEKLALVGLSGTEDKLPGQLSGGMRKRVAIARALVMEPQLILYDEPTSELDPLSARVIAEEILSLRDRIGVTSIVVTHDRDLAFAVGDRIGFLNEGRLVAVDRPDRLAHHPDPVLQRFLQAATLQASQEVRT, from the coding sequence ATGAACACGACCTCGCATGCGCAGTCGGACGGCGTGGCGGTGGAGGTGCGCGACCTGCGGAAACGTTTCGGCACCGAAGAGGTCCTGCGCGGGATCGGCTTTTCGGTGGCTCCGGGCGAGGTGTTTGTGCTGATGGGCCCCAGCGGTAGCGGCAAAAGCGTGCTGTTGCGGCACATCATCGGGCTGGAGGAACCCGACGCGGGCGAGATCCGGATCCAGGGCGAACCGGTGCGCGGGCCCGGCGTGCTGGACCGTTACCGGGTGGCCATGGTGTTTCAATCGGGTGCCCTGCTGAATTCCCTGACCGTGGCGGAGAACGTGGGTCTGTATCTGAGCGAACATCGGCTGCGACCGCCGGAGGAGATCCGGCGGATCGTGGCGGAAAAGCTGGCGCTGGTGGGATTGAGCGGCACGGAGGACAAACTGCCCGGCCAGCTCTCCGGCGGCATGCGCAAACGGGTGGCCATCGCCCGCGCGCTGGTCATGGAACCGCAGCTGATTCTCTACGATGAACCCACAAGCGAACTGGACCCGCTGTCCGCCCGCGTGATCGCCGAGGAAATCCTGAGCCTGCGGGATCGCATCGGGGTCACCTCGATCGTGGTGACCCATGATCGTGACCTGGCCTTTGCGGTGGGCGACCGGATTGGTTTTTTGAATGAGGGCCGGTTGGTGGCGGTGGACCGGCCGGATCGGCTGGCCCACCATCCGGATCCGGTCCTGCAACGGTTTCTTCAGGCGGCAACGCTGCAAGCTTCCCAGGAGGTGCGCACATGA
- a CDS encoding MlaE family ABC transporter permease, whose translation MFRNLGEMVLLFGRTLRALPLVWRHRRKVFEQFYEIGNASLLMVCMLSFFIGAVVALQTGPVLVDRGLAAAVGGIVGVSICKELAPVMMAILIAGRNGSAMAAEIGSMQVYQEIDALRTMRIDPVHFLVLPRLVALAVALPLLVMVAIMVGWFGGALVAAYNDRIAIGFQAFFENLRDVVALEDVLNGLFKSFVFALIVGVICCHQGLTTRGGPRGIGRSVTKAVVNSIVLIVVCDYILTRLLLS comes from the coding sequence ATGTTTCGGAACCTGGGCGAAATGGTGTTGTTGTTCGGGCGGACCCTGCGGGCGTTGCCGCTGGTGTGGCGGCATCGCCGCAAGGTGTTCGAGCAGTTTTACGAGATCGGCAACGCCAGCCTGCTGATGGTTTGCATGCTGTCGTTTTTCATCGGGGCGGTGGTGGCGTTGCAAACCGGCCCGGTGTTGGTGGACCGCGGACTGGCTGCAGCCGTGGGCGGGATCGTGGGGGTGTCCATTTGCAAGGAACTGGCGCCCGTGATGATGGCGATTCTGATTGCCGGACGGAACGGGTCGGCCATGGCCGCGGAAATCGGCTCCATGCAGGTCTACCAGGAGATCGACGCGCTGCGGACGATGCGGATCGATCCGGTGCATTTTCTGGTTCTGCCGCGGTTGGTGGCGCTGGCGGTGGCCCTGCCGTTGTTGGTGATGGTGGCGATCATGGTCGGCTGGTTCGGTGGCGCCCTGGTGGCGGCCTACAACGACCGGATTGCCATCGGTTTTCAGGCGTTTTTCGAGAATCTGCGGGACGTGGTGGCGTTGGAGGATGTGCTCAACGGTTTGTTCAAAAGCTTCGTGTTTGCCCTGATCGTGGGCGTCATCTGCTGTCACCAGGGGCTCACAACCCGGGGCGGCCCGCGCGGCATCGGCCGCTCGGTGACCAAGGCGGTGGTGAACTCCATTGTGTTGATCGTGGTGTGCGATTACATCCTGACCCGGCTCTTGCTCTCATGA
- a CDS encoding U32 family peptidase, with translation MPECRVPPARPAWLPELLAPAGDWDCVRAAVENGADAIYFGLELFNARMRARNFTVEELPALMEWLHLRGVRGYVTFNTLVFEPELPQAEALLRAMMVAGVDAVVVQDVGVARLVRMLSPDFPMHASTQMTITSAAGVDLARELGCQLVVLARECSIPEIRRIQETQARHPAGRPLPLEVFVHGALCVAYSGQCLTSESLGQRSANRGECAQACRLPYGLVADDRPVPLGDRQYLLSPQDLMGLELLPELIRAGVASLKIEGRLKSPEYVANVTRAYRQALDRLAAMARTPEELPPVWNVDPETRYGLEMAFSRGLYTGWLRGIDNQALVHGRFGKKRGVYLGEVVRVENGSVILAAVGPVRPGDGVVFDAGHPEVEEEGGRVHAVEPVGRDGSDVARLRLRFGHGTIRWARVRPGQKVWKTSDPALERSWRRSFEGDQPRYCRPVIMRVRGQAGAPMELCVTDEQGRSVTVRSALRLEPARDRPLTPEVLQEQLGRLGGTPFYLAGLECALEGSVLLPFRELNRLRREAVAQLERLRKEPPRWTVRAEPVTGPRTRDEVSADGPAPAPGVPAGPALTVLVRSMEQLDAALNWGAETIYCDFENPKQYPAAVERVRRINAGRSRPATIWVAGPRICKPGEEWILRQLAASRADGFLVRNADQLYHFHGQRCVGDATLNVANHLAAAFFLERFGVERVTASYDLDADQLEALVRALPPGRVEVTLHQHMPMFHMEHCVFCAFLSQGHDYRDCGRPCEKHRVQLRDRVGALHPVKADAGCRNTVFNARAQTGAEYAGRLIRAGVRHFRIEFVEEPGDEVVRTLSRYAALLRGEIDGETLWRELRLVHQLGVTRGTLRRG, from the coding sequence GTGCCGGAGTGCCGGGTCCCTCCGGCCCGACCTGCGTGGCTGCCGGAGTTGTTGGCGCCGGCGGGCGACTGGGATTGTGTACGGGCCGCGGTCGAGAACGGGGCCGACGCGATCTATTTCGGTCTCGAGCTTTTCAATGCGCGGATGCGCGCCCGCAACTTCACGGTGGAGGAGCTGCCGGCGCTGATGGAGTGGCTGCACCTGCGGGGCGTCCGCGGCTATGTGACCTTCAACACGCTGGTGTTTGAGCCGGAACTTCCGCAAGCAGAGGCACTGTTGCGCGCCATGATGGTTGCCGGCGTGGACGCGGTCGTGGTGCAGGACGTGGGGGTGGCGCGGCTGGTCCGCATGCTCTCGCCGGACTTCCCCATGCATGCCTCCACGCAGATGACGATCACCAGCGCGGCCGGCGTGGATCTGGCCCGGGAACTGGGCTGCCAGTTGGTGGTGCTGGCGCGGGAATGTTCGATCCCTGAAATCCGGCGGATTCAGGAGACGCAGGCGCGGCATCCGGCCGGGCGGCCGCTGCCGCTGGAGGTGTTTGTGCATGGTGCGCTCTGCGTGGCCTATTCGGGTCAGTGCCTGACCAGCGAATCCCTGGGCCAGCGCTCGGCCAACCGGGGCGAGTGCGCGCAGGCGTGTCGGTTACCCTACGGACTGGTGGCCGACGACCGGCCGGTACCCCTGGGTGACCGCCAGTACCTGCTGAGCCCGCAGGATTTGATGGGTCTGGAGCTCCTGCCGGAGCTGATCCGTGCCGGGGTGGCTTCGCTGAAGATTGAAGGTCGGCTCAAATCCCCCGAGTACGTGGCGAACGTGACGCGGGCGTATCGGCAGGCCCTGGACCGCCTGGCCGCCATGGCGCGGACACCGGAGGAACTGCCGCCGGTTTGGAATGTGGACCCGGAGACCCGGTACGGTCTCGAAATGGCTTTCTCGCGCGGGTTGTACACGGGTTGGCTGCGCGGCATCGATAATCAGGCACTGGTCCACGGTCGCTTTGGCAAGAAACGAGGTGTGTACCTGGGCGAAGTGGTGCGGGTGGAAAACGGTTCGGTGATCCTGGCCGCGGTGGGACCGGTTCGGCCCGGGGACGGTGTGGTATTCGACGCCGGGCACCCGGAGGTGGAAGAGGAGGGCGGTCGGGTCCATGCGGTTGAACCGGTGGGGCGGGACGGTAGCGATGTGGCCCGGTTGCGTCTGCGGTTTGGACACGGGACCATCCGCTGGGCGCGTGTGCGCCCGGGCCAAAAGGTGTGGAAGACCAGCGACCCGGCCCTGGAGCGATCGTGGCGACGTTCCTTCGAAGGAGATCAACCGCGCTACTGCCGTCCCGTGATCATGCGTGTGCGCGGTCAGGCGGGCGCACCCATGGAACTTTGCGTGACGGATGAGCAGGGACGGTCGGTGACGGTGCGGTCGGCCCTGCGGTTGGAGCCGGCGCGGGACCGGCCCCTGACGCCGGAGGTCCTGCAGGAACAACTCGGGCGCTTGGGCGGTACACCGTTTTATCTGGCGGGGTTGGAATGCGCTTTGGAGGGGTCGGTGCTGCTGCCCTTTCGAGAGCTGAACCGGTTGCGGCGCGAAGCCGTGGCCCAATTGGAAAGGCTCCGGAAGGAACCTCCGCGTTGGACCGTGCGGGCCGAACCGGTGACGGGTCCGCGCACCCGCGATGAGGTCTCCGCCGACGGGCCCGCTCCAGCCCCCGGTGTGCCGGCCGGGCCCGCGTTGACTGTGCTGGTCCGGTCCATGGAGCAGTTGGACGCGGCCCTGAACTGGGGCGCGGAAACGATCTATTGCGACTTTGAGAACCCGAAGCAGTACCCCGCCGCGGTGGAACGGGTGCGCCGAATCAATGCGGGGCGCAGCCGGCCGGCGACGATTTGGGTGGCCGGCCCGCGCATTTGCAAGCCGGGCGAGGAATGGATCCTGAGGCAGTTGGCGGCGAGCCGTGCGGACGGTTTCCTGGTCCGGAACGCGGACCAGTTGTACCACTTCCACGGGCAGCGCTGTGTGGGCGACGCCACTCTGAACGTGGCGAATCATCTGGCAGCGGCCTTTTTCCTGGAGCGGTTCGGCGTGGAACGGGTCACCGCCAGTTACGACCTGGACGCCGACCAGTTGGAGGCCCTGGTGCGGGCCCTCCCGCCGGGTCGCGTGGAGGTCACCCTCCACCAGCACATGCCCATGTTTCACATGGAGCACTGCGTGTTCTGCGCGTTTTTGTCGCAGGGACATGACTACCGGGACTGCGGCCGCCCCTGCGAGAAACACCGCGTGCAGTTGCGGGATCGGGTGGGTGCGCTGCATCCGGTGAAAGCCGACGCCGGATGCCGCAACACGGTCTTCAACGCCCGGGCCCAGACCGGAGCCGAATACGCCGGGCGACTGATACGGGCCGGCGTGCGACATTTTCGCATCGAGTTTGTGGAGGAACCGGGTGACGAGGTGGTCCGGACCCTCTCGCGCTACGCCGCACTGTTGCGAGGCGAGATCGACGGTGAAACGTTGTGGCGCGAGTTGCGTCTGGTGCACCAACTGGGTGTCACCCGCGGCACCCTGCGGAGGGGTTGA
- a CDS encoding glycosyltransferase family 2 protein, which translates to MRRLVSVIMPVWNEADSIEAAVCSVLGQDWPRDDLEVCVVDGGSTDGTRDILARLARQDPRLRLLENPRRIIPVGLNLGLRAARGELLARLDGHGIWPPGYLRECVARLDREPGLVMVGGAWDCVGEGWLGAAVARAVASPWGVGNARYRTVSTSDPVQTVDSVPFWVTRRETFEQVGLFHEGFPCHEDYEFNYRLRQAGGRVILLPGVRAQYRVRSTLGRLARQYLRYGHWKGRFLTMAPGSLQPRHAVPPLWMAANVGLGGAALMDGTWVPVAAAWGLLYAAWLGLATIKLTRPPRPGGWDRRSGLVLPLVLFMIHACWGSGVWSGLVRGPVRGRPPRGLGRPEEKPPLRQTAGEPGAPTAVG; encoded by the coding sequence ATGCGGCGGTTGGTTTCCGTCATCATGCCGGTGTGGAACGAGGCCGATTCCATCGAGGCCGCGGTCTGCTCGGTGTTGGGCCAGGATTGGCCGCGAGATGATCTGGAAGTGTGCGTCGTGGACGGCGGCTCCACGGACGGGACGCGGGATATTCTGGCGCGACTGGCCCGGCAGGATCCACGACTGCGACTGCTGGAGAACCCGCGGCGAATCATCCCCGTGGGTTTGAACCTCGGGCTCAGGGCCGCTCGCGGGGAGTTGCTGGCCCGGTTGGATGGACATGGCATATGGCCGCCCGGGTATTTGCGTGAGTGCGTGGCCCGATTGGATCGCGAGCCGGGTCTGGTGATGGTGGGAGGGGCATGGGATTGCGTGGGGGAAGGTTGGCTGGGGGCGGCGGTGGCGCGGGCGGTCGCCTCCCCATGGGGCGTGGGCAACGCACGGTACAGAACCGTTTCAACGTCCGACCCGGTGCAGACCGTGGACAGTGTCCCGTTCTGGGTGACGCGCCGGGAGACGTTCGAGCAGGTGGGCCTGTTTCATGAAGGCTTTCCCTGTCACGAGGATTACGAATTCAACTACCGGCTGCGGCAGGCCGGCGGCAGGGTGATCCTCCTGCCCGGGGTGCGCGCACAGTACCGGGTCCGATCTACGCTGGGCCGGTTGGCCCGACAATACCTCCGGTACGGGCATTGGAAGGGCCGGTTCCTGACAATGGCACCGGGTTCCTTGCAACCCCGTCATGCCGTGCCGCCGTTGTGGATGGCTGCGAACGTGGGCTTGGGGGGCGCGGCTCTGATGGATGGAACCTGGGTTCCGGTGGCGGCTGCGTGGGGGCTGCTTTACGCGGCCTGGTTGGGTCTGGCCACGATCAAGCTGACCCGTCCGCCCCGGCCCGGGGGTTGGGACCGCCGCAGTGGGTTGGTGCTGCCCTTGGTCTTGTTCATGATTCACGCCTGCTGGGGATCGGGTGTGTGGAGCGGCCTGGTCCGGGGTCCGGTGCGCGGTCGGCCACCGCGGGGATTGGGTCGACCTGAGGAAAAACCGCCGCTGCGGCAAACGGCCGGTGAGCCCGGAGCGCCCACCGCCGTGGGGTGA
- a CDS encoding aminotransferase class I/II-fold pyridoxal phosphate-dependent enzyme — MNGSLSLRDRLARQVRDIPRSGIRDFFDIVSTMRDVISLSIGEPDFDTPWHVREYTVFALERGATHYTSNLGYLELRRALSRYVAQQFGAEYNPETEILVTVGVSEALDLALRALINPGDEVLYHEPCYVSYRALVLFAHGVPVAVETRPEDGFRLTRAMLEARVTPRTKVLLLNFPNNPTGAVMDRRDLEDIADFVRKHDLLVITDEIYAELTYDAPHVSLVSLPGMRERTIFLHGFSKAWAMTGFRLGYACAPPELTEAMMKIHQYTMLCASSLSQKAALEALTRPEQDVREMVDEYRRRRNFVASALRDLGLPCSQPRGAFYAFPEIRRFGLTSKEFALRLLQEEKVAAVPGTAFGDCGEGFLRCAYATGMEQLKEAMKRLGRFIARLEKAGPARAG, encoded by the coding sequence ATGAACGGCTCGCTGTCTCTCCGTGACCGGCTGGCCCGGCAGGTGCGGGACATTCCGCGGTCGGGCATCCGTGATTTCTTCGACATTGTCAGCACGATGCGGGACGTGATCAGTCTCAGCATCGGGGAACCGGATTTTGACACGCCGTGGCACGTGCGCGAGTACACGGTGTTTGCGCTGGAACGGGGCGCCACCCATTACACGAGCAATCTCGGGTATCTGGAGCTGCGACGGGCGTTGTCGCGGTACGTGGCGCAGCAGTTCGGTGCGGAGTACAACCCGGAGACGGAAATCCTGGTGACCGTGGGTGTGAGTGAGGCGTTGGACCTGGCCTTGCGGGCCCTGATCAACCCGGGGGACGAGGTCCTGTATCACGAGCCCTGTTACGTGTCGTATCGTGCGCTGGTCCTGTTTGCGCACGGCGTGCCGGTGGCGGTGGAAACCCGGCCCGAAGACGGTTTCCGGTTGACCCGGGCCATGCTCGAGGCAAGGGTCACGCCCCGGACCAAGGTGCTTTTGCTGAATTTTCCCAACAACCCCACCGGTGCGGTGATGGACCGGCGGGACCTGGAAGACATCGCCGATTTCGTCCGAAAACACGACCTGTTGGTAATCACGGACGAGATCTACGCCGAGCTGACCTATGACGCGCCGCATGTCAGCCTGGTCAGTTTGCCGGGGATGCGCGAGCGCACCATCTTCCTGCACGGCTTCTCCAAGGCCTGGGCCATGACGGGGTTCCGGCTCGGTTATGCCTGTGCGCCGCCGGAACTCACCGAGGCGATGATGAAGATTCACCAGTACACCATGCTTTGTGCGTCGTCGCTGAGTCAAAAGGCGGCCCTGGAGGCACTGACACGACCGGAACAGGACGTGCGCGAAATGGTGGACGAGTACCGGCGCCGGCGCAATTTTGTGGCGTCGGCGTTGAGGGATCTGGGTTTGCCCTGTTCCCAACCGCGGGGCGCGTTTTACGCGTTTCCGGAGATCCGGCGTTTCGGACTGACCTCGAAGGAGTTTGCCCTCCGGTTGTTGCAGGAGGAGAAAGTGGCGGCCGTGCCGGGTACGGCCTTTGGCGATTGCGGGGAGGGCTTCCTCCGGTGTGCGTATGCCACCGGGATGGAACAGTTGAAAGAGGCGATGAAGCGGCTGGGGCGGTTCATTGCGCGGCTGGAGAAGGCGGGACCCGCCCGGGCAGGCTGA